A DNA window from Pseudarthrobacter sp. W1I19 contains the following coding sequences:
- a CDS encoding nuclease-related domain-containing DEAD/DEAH box helicase: MRCIPEEPEFGEGHHAEKAVWTALRNSLPDDCVLAHSVHVRDGRNEYEIDLLVLWPNVGMAAIEVKGGQVSIADGQWYQSDRTQRRKIQSPVAQSQSSLHALKNWLEDQLGSRLSSRCVYMVSLPYTDVPSDWTMAGCPRSLILDQTDSKFPAELVRQAIENEGGGAAPLAPAFLDRIVRKLSGDLDAAVVPSTTSQEDEAAQDHLTERQSVLLQATRSLPRIRFTGGAGSGKTWLAVEKARMLSKQGKRVGLFCYNKGLGQYLQDRVETWRRQAKPVFTGEFHEYVRRLGVPNGTGQEYFDVEMPRLLKELAAKMHPHERLDAVIVDEAQDFAPLWWDALLACTTDPDAGEVYAFMDGRQDVYQRWGGATADLTSGPMTTLVPIHIDDNLRNTRKIAETFKPFTGEYFTPRGSTGLPVRFVDCPTEEALQVADDCVDALIDEGWANNQIALLTTKDRHPIHLDYFKRDATEEYWRDFHANDGEFYGHVLGFKGLERSVVVLCVNGFKDMGRAREQLYVGLSRARSLLVVVGDSGLLEEAGGRELKHALSRSQAWKPALEDG, translated from the coding sequence ATGAGGTGCATTCCGGAGGAACCGGAATTCGGCGAGGGACATCACGCGGAGAAGGCCGTCTGGACCGCCCTGCGGAACAGCCTCCCCGATGACTGCGTCTTGGCCCACTCGGTCCACGTCCGTGATGGCCGGAACGAGTACGAGATCGACTTGCTGGTCCTTTGGCCCAATGTGGGCATGGCCGCGATCGAGGTCAAGGGTGGCCAGGTCAGCATTGCAGACGGGCAGTGGTATCAGTCGGACCGGACGCAGAGGCGCAAGATTCAAAGCCCCGTGGCGCAGTCCCAGAGTTCTCTTCATGCCCTCAAGAACTGGCTTGAGGACCAGCTTGGTTCGCGCCTTAGCAGCCGCTGCGTCTACATGGTCAGCCTGCCGTACACCGACGTGCCAAGCGACTGGACCATGGCGGGCTGCCCCCGATCACTCATCCTTGACCAGACCGACAGCAAGTTCCCCGCCGAGCTAGTCCGCCAAGCCATCGAAAACGAAGGAGGCGGCGCCGCCCCGCTGGCCCCGGCTTTCCTGGACCGCATCGTCCGCAAGCTAAGTGGAGACCTGGACGCCGCCGTCGTACCTTCCACCACTTCCCAGGAGGATGAGGCAGCGCAGGACCACCTCACCGAGCGCCAGTCCGTGCTGCTCCAGGCGACCCGGTCGCTCCCCCGGATCCGCTTCACCGGAGGCGCCGGCAGCGGAAAGACCTGGCTCGCCGTCGAAAAGGCCCGCATGCTCAGCAAACAGGGCAAACGCGTTGGCCTCTTCTGCTACAACAAAGGCCTGGGGCAATACCTCCAGGACCGCGTCGAAACATGGCGGCGCCAAGCGAAGCCGGTGTTCACGGGCGAGTTCCACGAATACGTGCGCAGGCTGGGCGTACCGAACGGTACAGGGCAGGAGTACTTCGACGTCGAAATGCCCCGACTCCTCAAGGAACTGGCAGCCAAAATGCACCCGCACGAGCGGCTGGACGCTGTCATTGTCGATGAGGCACAGGACTTCGCGCCCCTGTGGTGGGACGCGCTTCTCGCGTGCACCACCGACCCGGACGCGGGTGAGGTGTACGCCTTTATGGACGGCCGGCAGGACGTCTACCAACGCTGGGGAGGCGCGACGGCGGATCTCACCAGTGGGCCGATGACCACGCTGGTGCCTATCCACATCGACGACAACCTACGCAATACCCGCAAAATCGCCGAGACCTTCAAGCCCTTCACGGGCGAGTACTTCACACCCCGCGGCAGCACCGGCCTGCCCGTACGGTTCGTGGACTGCCCAACCGAGGAGGCGCTCCAGGTCGCCGATGACTGTGTGGATGCCCTAATTGACGAGGGCTGGGCGAACAACCAGATCGCGCTCCTCACCACCAAGGACCGCCACCCCATCCATCTGGACTACTTCAAGCGCGATGCCACCGAGGAATACTGGCGGGACTTCCACGCCAACGACGGTGAGTTCTACGGCCATGTGCTGGGATTCAAGGGATTGGAACGGTCCGTGGTTGTCCTCTGCGTCAACGGGTTTAAGGACATGGGCCGGGCGCGGGAACAGCTTTATGTCGGATTGTCCCGGGCGCGTAGCCTGTTGGTTGTTGTGGGTGATTCCGGGCTGCTGGAGGAGGCGGGCGGCCGCGAGCTGAAGCATGCGCTGTCGCGCAGCCAGGCCTGGAAGCCGGCGCTGGAAGACGGTTAG
- a CDS encoding sigma-70 family RNA polymerase sigma factor: MPELADAGSHPVATLPPVPAQAPPAAVPASYDYAFLYPWQQEALKAWHSNARRGVVEAVTGSGKTRVGIAAAFEAVRQGIKVLILVPTAELQRQWLVSLRRDLPAAQRGALGDGRSDSLDEVDILVAIVHSASNRETLRSHKAGLIIADECHRYAAPMFTGALQEGYAWRLGLTATFERADGEHENLLTPYFGGVIYNLWYDRALKDQVIAPFDIALVGVDLTSAEQTDYDEFSAVMVEAARNLETYAGIPRRPFPQFIAAVATLAASDSLSREATIARRYMRAMSSRLTLLAEAKTKYLALAALKETVDGSRGTLVFTQTQESARRAQELYTSLGSTASAVFSGMARDDRRQGLEDFRTGASQVLTAPRLLDEGIDVPEADLGIIVAANRSQRQMVQRLGRVIRKKADGRPGRLVVLYSKGTVEDPDVQGEEFLGKVLPFARNVGFFDIKTDQDGLQEFLRQADPEEASGPEPGEPAAGTPGDGAGPEVGNELKPVVEPPVEEDDESAPTSFDLDDSGWLEELQGVEGFSDDGVSDYLQRAGRADLLTAEQEVELAKDIEAGLYAAHLLAEGPARGRRETRELRMIAQMGQRAAAALLEANLRLVVSIAKKYVYHGMDLLDLVQEGNIGLHRAVCKFDYTLGFKFSTYATWWIRQAVTRALADQARVIRLPVHMVEQIHKVQAIQREAARKGLEYSLEELGKLMDQSTAKVEYLLALDQPVRSLEYLVPDGKGGLEPLADQLLDPWHVDVVDKIAKEQLTAQVHAVLDTLTEREAGVIAMRFGLDDGEEKTLDAIGKAYGVTRERIRQIESKTMALLREPERSQSLREYNFDGIAGSTGTETGAA; encoded by the coding sequence ATGCCAGAACTAGCCGACGCCGGGTCTCACCCGGTCGCGACGCTTCCGCCGGTGCCCGCCCAGGCTCCGCCCGCGGCGGTGCCTGCCTCCTACGACTACGCCTTCCTGTACCCCTGGCAGCAGGAGGCACTCAAGGCCTGGCACTCAAATGCGCGCCGCGGCGTGGTGGAGGCCGTTACGGGTTCCGGTAAGACCCGCGTCGGGATCGCCGCCGCTTTCGAAGCAGTGCGGCAGGGCATCAAAGTCCTGATCCTGGTGCCAACAGCCGAGCTGCAGCGCCAATGGCTGGTCTCCCTGCGCCGGGACCTGCCCGCCGCACAGCGCGGTGCCCTCGGTGACGGCCGATCCGATTCCCTCGATGAAGTGGACATCCTCGTCGCCATCGTTCACTCCGCGTCGAACCGAGAGACCCTCCGCTCGCACAAGGCCGGACTGATCATCGCTGATGAGTGCCACCGTTATGCGGCACCCATGTTCACCGGCGCCCTGCAGGAAGGGTACGCCTGGCGGCTTGGACTGACAGCCACGTTCGAAAGGGCGGACGGTGAGCACGAGAACCTCCTGACCCCCTACTTCGGCGGCGTCATTTACAACCTCTGGTACGACCGGGCGTTGAAGGACCAAGTCATCGCCCCGTTCGACATTGCGTTGGTGGGCGTTGATCTGACTTCAGCGGAACAGACCGACTATGACGAGTTCTCGGCCGTGATGGTGGAGGCGGCGCGAAACCTCGAGACGTACGCAGGCATTCCCCGCCGGCCCTTCCCGCAGTTCATTGCAGCGGTGGCCACGCTGGCGGCTTCGGACTCCCTCAGCCGGGAAGCAACAATCGCGCGCAGGTACATGCGGGCAATGTCCTCGCGGCTCACCCTGCTGGCGGAAGCCAAGACGAAGTACCTGGCACTTGCAGCACTGAAGGAAACGGTTGATGGGTCCCGCGGGACCTTGGTTTTTACACAGACCCAGGAGTCAGCCCGGCGGGCGCAGGAGCTGTATACGTCCCTCGGTTCGACGGCGTCGGCGGTTTTCAGCGGAATGGCCAGGGATGACCGCCGGCAGGGCCTGGAGGATTTCCGCACCGGCGCATCACAGGTACTCACCGCGCCGCGGCTCCTTGACGAAGGCATCGACGTACCCGAGGCGGACCTCGGGATCATCGTTGCAGCCAACCGGAGCCAGCGGCAGATGGTGCAGCGGCTCGGCCGCGTTATCCGTAAGAAAGCCGACGGGCGGCCCGGACGTTTGGTTGTCCTCTACTCCAAGGGCACCGTGGAGGACCCGGACGTCCAGGGCGAGGAGTTCCTGGGCAAGGTTCTGCCCTTCGCCCGCAACGTTGGGTTCTTCGACATCAAGACGGACCAGGACGGGTTGCAGGAGTTCCTCCGCCAGGCCGACCCTGAAGAGGCTTCAGGGCCCGAGCCCGGTGAGCCCGCGGCGGGTACGCCCGGCGACGGCGCTGGACCGGAGGTCGGCAATGAGCTGAAGCCGGTTGTGGAGCCTCCCGTGGAGGAGGACGACGAGAGCGCGCCGACGTCGTTTGATCTTGATGACTCCGGCTGGCTTGAGGAGCTCCAGGGGGTCGAGGGCTTCAGCGACGACGGTGTATCGGACTACCTCCAGCGGGCAGGCCGCGCGGACCTGCTGACAGCCGAGCAGGAAGTGGAGCTCGCGAAGGACATCGAGGCCGGCCTTTACGCCGCTCACCTGCTGGCAGAAGGCCCTGCCCGCGGGCGCCGCGAGACCCGGGAGCTCCGGATGATCGCCCAGATGGGCCAGCGGGCCGCGGCCGCATTGCTTGAGGCGAACCTCCGGCTGGTGGTGTCCATCGCCAAGAAGTACGTCTACCACGGCATGGACCTGCTGGACCTGGTCCAGGAGGGGAACATCGGCCTCCACCGGGCGGTCTGCAAGTTCGACTACACCTTGGGCTTCAAGTTCTCGACGTATGCCACGTGGTGGATCCGGCAGGCTGTCACCCGGGCCCTGGCCGACCAGGCGCGGGTGATCCGGCTCCCGGTCCACATGGTGGAGCAGATCCACAAGGTGCAGGCAATTCAGCGTGAAGCCGCCCGGAAGGGGCTCGAATACAGCCTTGAGGAACTCGGCAAGCTCATGGACCAGTCGACTGCAAAAGTGGAGTATCTTTTGGCGCTGGACCAGCCTGTACGTTCGCTGGAGTACCTTGTCCCCGACGGCAAGGGGGGCCTCGAGCCGCTGGCGGACCAGCTCCTCGATCCCTGGCACGTGGATGTCGTTGACAAGATCGCCAAGGAACAGCTGACGGCACAGGTGCATGCGGTCCTGGACACGCTGACTGAACGGGAGGCCGGAGTCATTGCGATGCGTTTCGGCCTGGACGACGGCGAGGAAAAGACCCTGGATGCCATCGGCAAGGCCTACGGCGTCACGCGCGAGCGCATCCGCCAGATCGAGTCGAAGACCATGGCTCTGCTCAGAGAACCAGAACGATCCCAGTCCCTACGCGAGTACAACTTTGACGGCATCGCCGGATCCACAGGCACCGAGACCGGTGCAGCATGA